In one window of Chelmon rostratus isolate fCheRos1 chromosome 19, fCheRos1.pri, whole genome shotgun sequence DNA:
- the crkl gene encoding crk-like protein: protein MSTARFDSADRSAWYFGPVSRQEAQNRLQGQRHGMFLVRDSSTCPGDYVLSVSENSKVSHYIINSLPSKRFKIGDQEFEHLPALLEFYKIHYLDTTTLIEPAPRYPSTVSCPILPMVGPEENLEYVRTLYDFTGSDAEDLPFKKGEILIILEKPEEQWWSAKSKEGRVGMIPVPYVEKLVRPSPHPGQPSHGSRNSNSYGIPEPSHALVHAYAQPQTPSPLPPGTPGAVITPLPSMQNGPVMAKAIQKRVPCAYDKTALALEVGDIVKVTRMNISGQWEGEVNGRRGLFPFTHVKIIDHQNPDESD, encoded by the exons ATGTCAACTGCTCGCTTTGATTCAGCCGATCGGTCCGCCTGGTATTTTGGACCTGTGTCACGACAAGAGGCGCAGAATAGGTTACAAGGACAGAGACATGGCATGTTTCTTGTTCGAGACTCGTCGACCTGCCCCGGCGACTACGTGCTGTCAGTATCTGAAAACTCCAAAGTGTCTCACTATATCATCAACTCTTTGCCCAGCAAGAGGTTTAAGATTGGCGACCAGGAATTTGAGCACCTGCCTGCTCTCCTGGAGTTCTACAAAATCCACTACCTGGATACGACCACGCTGATCGAGCCAGCCCCCAG GTACCCAAGCACAGTGAGTTGTCCCATCCTGCCCATGGTTGGCCCAGAGGAGAACCTGGAGTATGTGCGGACTCTATACGACTTCACTGGCAGCGATGCAGAGGACCTTCCCTTCAAGAAGGGGGAGATCCTCATCATCCTGGAGAAGCCAGAGGAGCAGTGGTGGAGCGCCAAGAGTAAAGAGGGACGTGTCGGGATGATCCCTGTGCCCTATGTGGAGAAATTGGTACGACCTTCGCCTCACCCTGGCCAGCCTTCCCACGGATCTCGCAACTCCAACAGCTATGGGATCCCTGAGCCCTCCCACGCCCTTGTCCACGCCTACGCCCAGCCCCAGACACCTTCACCATTGCCCCCTGGCACCCCTGGAGCAGTTATCACCCCTCTACCGTCCATGCAGAACGGCCCCGTCATGGCAAAGGCCATCCAGAAACGAGTGCCATGTGCCTATGATAAGACAGCTCTTGCTCTAGAG gtTGGTGACATCGTCAAGGTTACACGGATGAACATCAGCGGCCagtgggagggagaggtgaACGGACGGAGGGGCCTCTTCCCATTCACCCATGTCAAAATCATAGACCACCAGAATCCGGATGAGAGTGACTGA